In Vespula vulgaris chromosome 10, iyVesVulg1.1, whole genome shotgun sequence, the following are encoded in one genomic region:
- the LOC127066681 gene encoding threonylcarbamoyladenosine tRNA methylthiotransferase produces the protein MILPCADVEDIEDIISSHDVTPKQRFSAKKNITVRSKRKKQEEELPQPTILSSIIPGTQKIYVKTWGCTHNSSDSEYMAGQLAAYGYHLTNDKLDADLWLLNSCTVKTPAEDHFRNEIEYGKRNGKHIVVAGCVPQGAPKSSFLKGLSMVGVQQIDRIIEVVEETLKGNTVKFLSQKKEHGKKVGGASLSLPKVRRNPLIEIIAINTGCLNQCTYCKTKHARGELGSYPPEEIIERAKQAFEEGVCELWLTSEDTGTYGRDIGTSLPELLWKLVEVIPDGCMMRVGMTNPPYIIEHLDEMSKILDHPKVYSFLHIPVQSGSDQVLSDMKREYTCTDFELVVNFLQSKIPNVTIATDIICGFPTETENDFEETMKLCNKYKFPSLFINQFFPRPGTPAARMPKVPPQQVKKRTKRLSEFFQSYQPYNHKIGEIQKVLVTEISHDKLHYVAHNKFYEQVLVPMKEEYLGKMISVKIVRATKHSMEGEPISGESCFPQRVSSISLISDNKISSDTMKLKIIIGICFALIARILWKFLIV, from the exons atgattttaccTTGCGCAGATGTTGAAGACATTGAGGACATAATATCCTCGCACGATGTTACTCCGAAGCAAAGATTTTCTGCGAAAAAGAACATCACTGTACGTTCGAAACGTAAAAAGCAAGAAGAGGAATTACCACAACCTACAATTTTATCAAGCATTATACCAGGAACACAAAAGATTTATGTGAAAACATGGGGATGCACTCACAATAGTTCCGATAGCGAGTACATGGCTGGACAACTTGCGGCATATGGTTATCATTTAACTAACGATAAGCTCGATGCAGATTTATGGCTTTTAAACTCTTGTACGGTCAAAACTCCTGCGGAAGATCACTTTAGAAATGAGATTGAATAtgggaaaagaaatggaaaacaTATTGTTGTTGCAGG atGTGTACCTCAAGGCGCTCCAAAGTCTTCGTTCTTAAAAGGATTGAGCATGGTAGGAGTACAACAAATTGACAGAATCATTGAAGTAGTGGAAGAAACGTTGAAAGGAAATACCGTAAAGTTTTTAAGCCAGAAAAAAGAGCATGGGAAAAAAGTTGGAGGTGCATCTTTAAGCCTTCCAAAAGTCCGAAGAAATCCTTTGATCGAGATCATAGCTATAAATACTGGCTGTTTGAATCAATGTACTTATTGCAAAACAAAACATGCCAGAGGCGAACTCGGAAGTTATCCTCctgaagaaataatagaacgTGCCAAGCAGGCTTTTGAAGAAGGTGTATGCGAATTATGGTTGACTTCAGAAGATACCGGAACTTACGGTAGAGACATCGGGACTAGTTTACCTGAATTATTATGGAAACTGGTGGAAGTTATACCAGATGGTTGTATGATGCGCGTCGGTATGACCAATCCACCTTATATAATAGAACATTTAGACGAAATGAGTAAAATTTTAGATCATCCGAAAGTTTACAGTTTCTTGCATATACCCGTGCAATCTGGAAGCGATCAGGTATTATCTGATATGAAAAGAGAATACACCTGCACAGATTTCGAACTCGTTGTAAATTTTTTGCAATCAAAAATTCCAAATGTGACCATAGCAACAGACATAATCTGTGGTTTTCCAACAGAAACGGAGAATGATTTTGAAGAAACTATGAAGCTGTGTAACAAGTATAAATTTCcaagtttatttataaatcaattcttTCCAAGACCTGGCACACCAGCGGCTAGAATGCCTAAAGTGCCTCCGCaacaagttaaaaaaagaactaaaagaTTATCggaattttttcaatcttatCAACCTTACAACCACAAGATTGGAGAAATACAGAAAGTATTAGTAACTGAAATATCTCACGATAAATTGCATTACGTTGCACACAATAAGTTTTACGAACAAGTTTTAGTTCCtatgaaagaagaatatttagGCAAAATGATATCTGTTAAAATCGTACGAGCCACTAAACACTCGATGGAAGGTGAACCAATAAGCGGAGAGTCTTGTTTTCCACAACGCGTATCttcaatatcattaatatctgataataaaatatctagtGATACAAtgaaacttaaaataataatagggATCTGTTTTGCCTTGATAGCTAGAATTTTATGGAAATTTTTGATCGTGTGA
- the LOC127066683 gene encoding proteasomal ubiquitin receptor ADRM1 isoform X1: MCMGPLFGNNPSRNASKNLVEFKAGKMTMKGKMVYPDTRKGQVYVHQSDDQLMHFCWKDRTTGIVEDDLIIFPDDCEFKHVPACKSGRVYLLRFKSSSRKFFFWLQDLKTDKDEEYCRKINEVLNNPPTPGSQRSGNANPDGDFHNLLNNMSQQQLMQLFGGVGQIGLGSLLGTMSRPHGIQSTRASTTTASSPVTTSVARPPVSQTPAPSTVTETTKSSSNNKSSPRTTAPSTPVTTSGTNNRIQLSDLQSFLSEIPTPAGAEAVVQQRGIATELTNVIPTITRTESLERAISAHLPPGDNLCTTLSSPQFSQALSMFWSALQSGQAGPVIRQFGLGTDAINAATSGNIEEFVTALETEAKSGQGQAQQGQEEKKRSPGDSPGKKEDDDDGMPLD, translated from the exons atgtgcatggGGCCCCTATTTGGAAATAATCCTTCGCGAAATGCGTCGAAGAATTTGGTTGAATTTAAGGCAGGGAAAATGACTATGAAGGGGAAAATGGTTTATCCAGACACACGAAAGGGACAGGTTTACGTTCACCAGTCTGACGATCAATTAATGCATTTTTGTTGGAAAGATCGTACAACAGGAATCGTAGAAGAC GATCTTATAATATTCCCAGATGACTGTGAATTTAAGCATGTTCCAGCATGTAAATCCGGTAGGGTATATCTGTTGCGATTCAAGTCGTCAAGtagaaaattcttcttttggCTACAG gATCTGAAAACTGATAAAGATGAAGAATATTGTAGGAAAATTAATGAAGTTTTAAATAATCCACCTACTCCTGGTTCTCAAAGAAGCGGCAATGCAAATCCAGATGGagattttcataatttattaaataatatgtcTCAACAACAATTAATGCAATTGTTCGGCGGCGTTGGACAAATTGGACTAGGCAGCTTATTAGGAACTATGAGCAGACCTCATGGTATCCAAAGTACTAGAGCATCTACTACAACCGCGTCATCACCGGTTACTACAAGCGTCGCCAGACCACCGGTATCTCAAACACCGGCACCTTCTACCGTTACTGAAACTACAAAATCTTCCA gtaataataaatcatcacCAAGAACAACAGCACCATCTACACCTGTGACTACTTCAGGTACTAACAATAGAATTCAGTTGAGTGATCTACAAAGTTTCCTCTCAGAAATTCCAACACCAGCTGGAGCAGAAGCTGTTGTTCAg CAGAGGGGCATAGCGACAGAGCTGACGAATGTCATCCCAACGATTACAAGAACGGAATCTCTGGAACGTGCTATTTCCGCGCACTTACCACCTGGAGACAACCTGTGTACCACGCTATCGTCTCCCCAGTTCTCCCAGGCGCTATCAATGTTCTGGTCTGCTTTGCAGTCGGGCCAGGCGGGCCCAGTCATCCGTCAATTTGGCTTGGGAACTGATGCGATCAATGCAGCCACTAGCGGTAACATCGAAGAATTCGTCACTGCTTTGGAGACAGAAGCCAAGAGTGGACAAGGACAAGCGCAACAGGgacaagaagagaagaaacgatctCCAGGCGATAGTCCTGGCAAGAAGgaagacgatgacgacggcATGCCTTTGGATTAA
- the LOC127066696 gene encoding uncharacterized protein LOC127066696: MSIPFSGSRSRSGGLISAIAKQLKEINLKLVNKIVVQFDPFHKNITETRNFLFYISSPKILKTNPFCVLKTIVVCDRSEPVVTFDLLSGNKVIFKCENLSTLDILQYCNKHISSLVPPPEKSPKELLLEKKEKKKKKKKLRQKPFSKRRHVIL; encoded by the exons ATGTCGATTCCTTTTAGTGGATCACGTTCGCGTTCTGGAGGTTTGATCAGTGCTATTGCTAAAcaattgaaagaaattaatctaaaattgGTTAATAAGATCGTTGTACAATTCGATCCCTTTCACAAAAATATTACGGAAACGAG aaattttcttttctatatatcaagTCCAAAGATTCTAAAAACAAATCCTTTCTGCGTATTAAAAACAATAGTTGTCTGCGATCGTTCTGAGCCTGTTGTTACATTTGATCTTT TATCAGGTAACAAAGTAATATTCAAGTGTGAAAATTTATCTACTCTCGATATCTTACAATATTGCAATAAGCACATCAGTTCTTTAGTTCCACCGCCTGAAAAGAGTCCCAAAGAACTTTTGcttgagaagaaagaaaagaagaaaaagaagaaaaaattaagacAAAAACCATTTAGCAAAAGAAGGcatgtaattttgtaa
- the LOC127066683 gene encoding proteasomal ubiquitin receptor ADRM1 homolog isoform X3, translated as MCMGPLFGNNPSRNASKNLVEFKAGKMTMKGKMVYPDTRKGQVYVHQSDDQLMHFCWKDRTTGIVEDDLIIFPDDCEFKHVPACKSGRVYLLRFKSSSRKFFFWLQDLKTDKDEEYCRKINEVLNNPPTPGSQRSGNANPDGDFHNLLNNMSQQQLMQLFGGVGQIGLGSLLGTMSRPHGIQSTRASTTTASSPVTTSVARPPVSQTPAPSTVTETTKSSSNNKSSPRTTAPSTPVTTSGTNNRIQLSDLQSFLSEIPTPAGAEAVVQSGQAGPVIRQFGLGTDAINAATSGNIEEFVTALETEAKSGQGQAQQGQEEKKRSPGDSPGKKEDDDDGMPLD; from the exons atgtgcatggGGCCCCTATTTGGAAATAATCCTTCGCGAAATGCGTCGAAGAATTTGGTTGAATTTAAGGCAGGGAAAATGACTATGAAGGGGAAAATGGTTTATCCAGACACACGAAAGGGACAGGTTTACGTTCACCAGTCTGACGATCAATTAATGCATTTTTGTTGGAAAGATCGTACAACAGGAATCGTAGAAGAC GATCTTATAATATTCCCAGATGACTGTGAATTTAAGCATGTTCCAGCATGTAAATCCGGTAGGGTATATCTGTTGCGATTCAAGTCGTCAAGtagaaaattcttcttttggCTACAG gATCTGAAAACTGATAAAGATGAAGAATATTGTAGGAAAATTAATGAAGTTTTAAATAATCCACCTACTCCTGGTTCTCAAAGAAGCGGCAATGCAAATCCAGATGGagattttcataatttattaaataatatgtcTCAACAACAATTAATGCAATTGTTCGGCGGCGTTGGACAAATTGGACTAGGCAGCTTATTAGGAACTATGAGCAGACCTCATGGTATCCAAAGTACTAGAGCATCTACTACAACCGCGTCATCACCGGTTACTACAAGCGTCGCCAGACCACCGGTATCTCAAACACCGGCACCTTCTACCGTTACTGAAACTACAAAATCTTCCA gtaataataaatcatcacCAAGAACAACAGCACCATCTACACCTGTGACTACTTCAGGTACTAACAATAGAATTCAGTTGAGTGATCTACAAAGTTTCCTCTCAGAAATTCCAACACCAGCTGGAGCAGAAGCTGTTGTTCAg TCGGGCCAGGCGGGCCCAGTCATCCGTCAATTTGGCTTGGGAACTGATGCGATCAATGCAGCCACTAGCGGTAACATCGAAGAATTCGTCACTGCTTTGGAGACAGAAGCCAAGAGTGGACAAGGACAAGCGCAACAGGgacaagaagagaagaaacgatctCCAGGCGATAGTCCTGGCAAGAAGgaagacgatgacgacggcATGCCTTTGGATTAA
- the LOC127066697 gene encoding uncharacterized protein LOC127066697 translates to MASHSSNNKNYNIKIIDTLYNQLPAFTDLFDEETWYTFVICFIASTFVVAFIFSKFITIHPVE, encoded by the coding sequence aTGGCAAGCCATTCttcaaataacaaaaattataacataaaaataatcgacacCCTTTATAACCAACTACCAGCTTTTACTGATCTCTTTGATGAAGAAACATGGTATACATTCGTTATATGTTTCATAGCAAGTACTTTTGTAgttgcatttatattttccaaatttattacaatacaTCCAGTTGAATGA
- the LOC127066683 gene encoding proteasomal ubiquitin receptor ADRM1 isoform X2, translating into MCMGPLFGNNPSRNASKNLVEFKAGKMTMKGKMVYPDTRKGQVYVHQSDDQLMHFCWKDRTTGIVEDDLIIFPDDCEFKHVPACKSGRVYLLRFKSSSRKFFFWLQDLKTDKDEEYCRKINEVLNNPPTPGSQRSGNANPDGDFHNLLNNMSQQQLMQLFGGVGQIGLGSLLGTMSRPHGIQSTRASTTTASSPVTTSVARPPVSQTPAPSTVTETTKSSSNNKSSPRTTAPSTPVTTSGTNNRIQLSDLQSFLSEIPTPAGAEAVVQRGIATELTNVIPTITRTESLERAISAHLPPGDNLCTTLSSPQFSQALSMFWSALQSGQAGPVIRQFGLGTDAINAATSGNIEEFVTALETEAKSGQGQAQQGQEEKKRSPGDSPGKKEDDDDGMPLD; encoded by the exons atgtgcatggGGCCCCTATTTGGAAATAATCCTTCGCGAAATGCGTCGAAGAATTTGGTTGAATTTAAGGCAGGGAAAATGACTATGAAGGGGAAAATGGTTTATCCAGACACACGAAAGGGACAGGTTTACGTTCACCAGTCTGACGATCAATTAATGCATTTTTGTTGGAAAGATCGTACAACAGGAATCGTAGAAGAC GATCTTATAATATTCCCAGATGACTGTGAATTTAAGCATGTTCCAGCATGTAAATCCGGTAGGGTATATCTGTTGCGATTCAAGTCGTCAAGtagaaaattcttcttttggCTACAG gATCTGAAAACTGATAAAGATGAAGAATATTGTAGGAAAATTAATGAAGTTTTAAATAATCCACCTACTCCTGGTTCTCAAAGAAGCGGCAATGCAAATCCAGATGGagattttcataatttattaaataatatgtcTCAACAACAATTAATGCAATTGTTCGGCGGCGTTGGACAAATTGGACTAGGCAGCTTATTAGGAACTATGAGCAGACCTCATGGTATCCAAAGTACTAGAGCATCTACTACAACCGCGTCATCACCGGTTACTACAAGCGTCGCCAGACCACCGGTATCTCAAACACCGGCACCTTCTACCGTTACTGAAACTACAAAATCTTCCA gtaataataaatcatcacCAAGAACAACAGCACCATCTACACCTGTGACTACTTCAGGTACTAACAATAGAATTCAGTTGAGTGATCTACAAAGTTTCCTCTCAGAAATTCCAACACCAGCTGGAGCAGAAGCTGTTGTTCAg AGGGGCATAGCGACAGAGCTGACGAATGTCATCCCAACGATTACAAGAACGGAATCTCTGGAACGTGCTATTTCCGCGCACTTACCACCTGGAGACAACCTGTGTACCACGCTATCGTCTCCCCAGTTCTCCCAGGCGCTATCAATGTTCTGGTCTGCTTTGCAGTCGGGCCAGGCGGGCCCAGTCATCCGTCAATTTGGCTTGGGAACTGATGCGATCAATGCAGCCACTAGCGGTAACATCGAAGAATTCGTCACTGCTTTGGAGACAGAAGCCAAGAGTGGACAAGGACAAGCGCAACAGGgacaagaagagaagaaacgatctCCAGGCGATAGTCCTGGCAAGAAGgaagacgatgacgacggcATGCCTTTGGATTAA